A section of the Mycolicibacterium anyangense genome encodes:
- a CDS encoding L,D-transpeptidase family protein, which produces MRLSRRLAALGAAVGLAALSVPLAPPAAADQPAQWIVVGVPKASATTGTLTAYQRVGSEWKVVLGPTPAKVGELGVGAPADGVYRTPEGTFGFDQAFGRLPDPGTKLPYFQAAQDDWWDEDAKSPTYNTHVRSAAKPSGIAENLYDSGPVYDYAVNIASNPQRIPGKVAGIFLHVTDGNPTWGCVAIGRDEMRSILGWLDPAADPRITIGVGDPSLITAGS; this is translated from the coding sequence GTGAGACTTTCCAGAAGACTTGCGGCGCTCGGCGCGGCGGTGGGACTTGCGGCCCTCAGTGTGCCGTTGGCCCCGCCCGCGGCAGCTGACCAGCCCGCCCAATGGATCGTGGTCGGGGTGCCCAAGGCCAGCGCGACGACCGGCACCCTGACCGCCTACCAGCGAGTGGGCTCGGAATGGAAGGTCGTGCTCGGACCGACGCCGGCCAAGGTCGGTGAGCTGGGGGTCGGTGCACCGGCCGACGGTGTCTACCGCACCCCGGAGGGAACCTTCGGGTTCGATCAGGCTTTCGGTCGCCTACCCGACCCCGGTACCAAGTTGCCGTATTTCCAAGCCGCCCAAGATGATTGGTGGGACGAGGACGCCAAATCGCCGACGTACAACACCCATGTGCGCAGCGCGGCCAAGCCGTCGGGGATCGCGGAGAACCTGTATGACTCAGGGCCGGTCTACGACTACGCGGTGAACATCGCATCCAACCCGCAGCGCATCCCGGGCAAGGTGGCCGGCATCTTCCTGCACGTCACCGACGGCAACCCCACCTGGGGGTGCGTGGCCATCGGCCGCGACGAGATGCGCTCGATCCTGGGCTGGCTGGACCCGGCCGCCGACCCGCGCATCACCATCGGGGTGGGGGACCCGTCACTGATCACGGCAGGTTCCTAG
- a CDS encoding DUF1906 domain-containing protein codes for MPRANAEGIQLIDFAERLVTPEQIKAAGFGGALVYVSELRPGATFDFKPVTREFAEGLRALGLQVVSCYQFGKPGWVNSPSDFTRGYDGGVADAQTALRLHAAAGGPDSAPIFFSVDEPIDAGTWKSLGIKWFQGINSVLGVARTGIYGGRDQCGWAIADGVVGQSSSPGFRWAWQTRAWSAGQREPAAVLFQREVVTATDPGAVIDGVHVDVDDVLAPDFGQWDLAR; via the coding sequence ATGCCGCGGGCCAACGCCGAGGGCATCCAGCTCATCGACTTCGCCGAACGACTGGTCACCCCCGAACAGATCAAGGCCGCCGGGTTCGGCGGCGCGCTGGTGTACGTCTCGGAGTTGCGGCCCGGAGCCACCTTCGATTTCAAGCCGGTCACCCGTGAGTTCGCCGAAGGGCTGCGGGCACTGGGTCTGCAGGTGGTCAGCTGCTATCAGTTCGGCAAGCCGGGCTGGGTGAATTCGCCGTCGGACTTCACCCGGGGTTATGACGGTGGCGTGGCCGACGCGCAGACGGCGTTACGGCTGCACGCCGCAGCGGGCGGGCCGGACTCGGCGCCGATATTCTTCAGTGTCGACGAGCCGATCGATGCCGGGACGTGGAAGAGCCTCGGCATCAAGTGGTTTCAGGGCATCAACTCCGTCCTCGGTGTCGCGCGCACCGGAATCTACGGCGGCCGGGACCAGTGCGGATGGGCGATTGCCGACGGCGTCGTGGGCCAGTCCAGCAGCCCTGGCTTTCGCTGGGCGTGGCAGACCCGGGCGTGGTCGGCGGGGCAGCGCGAGCCGGCGGCGGTGCTGTTCCAGCGGGAGGTCGTCACCGCGACCGACCCCGGTGCGGTGATCGACGGCGTGCACGTCGACGTCGACGACGTCCTCGCACCGGACTTCGGGCAGTGGGATCTGGCCCGCTAG